The sequence GTTCCAAAATTAACGTTTCATTTTCTTCAATTCGTAAACCTTCAACTATGATTGGTAAAACTTGGCTAATACCAAAACCAACGTGTTTAATTGTGGATTCTATTCCGGATAAACTTTTAACATAGATGATGTAAGAGTCAGCTTCTTTCTTCGAATAAATATCAGCACACAATTTAAATCTTTCACAAAGCCAATATTTCACTGCATTTAAAAAACTATCTTCAACTTTAACAAAACATACGCTTTCACTTATATCTTCAATTTTAAAAAAAGTTATTGTTTGTTTGGACAACTCGTAGAATGCTTCAGCCACATTGCCTCCGTCAATTCCAACAGAATTACTTTTACCATACAAAGAATACTCATCTTTTGGAGCCAGGCGAAGTGGCCCAACATAGTTTAGATTAGCAAAAAAATCCTTGATAACTGTTTTAATTCCATCAAATTTTAAAACCGCTTTACTGGTACTTTCTACATCTTTTTTATTACCCTTTAAATCAATAATTTCTGTTTTGAATTCCAATTCAACATCAGATGGGAAAAAAGATGAAAAATTTATCTTCCTAACCTTATACTTTCCCTGTTCTTTATATAACTCGTCATTAAAAACTGCAACATTTGTATTAATTGATAAATCATCATTAATTTCAAATTTAATATTGTGTTCTTGTATTTCAGTGTCATTCGTAATAAACTTTACTTCAAAAAGCGAAACAGTTATTTTATTATCTCTTAAATCAAATTCTAAAGTAATGTTTAAGTCATAATTATCAAACGCATTATGAATGCTTATCTCAGGAAAATGATTGTATTTGGTTAATTCTGATTTATTGAATGTAAAACCAACTTTTAATTTATTACTTTGTTTTTTATCCTTAATGATGTCAAGATAATCACGTACTTTAAATAATTTGCCATCAATATTTAAAGCATTGTCTTTATTAATCGTTTCTAATGACTGTTTTAAAAATAGTAATAATTGAATAAAAGACGACTTTCCTGAACTATTTGTACCAGACAAAATAGTCAATGGCCGCATCTCATAATTTACTAGTGAACCGATTGACTTAAAATTAAATATTGATAGTTTCATTTATATTCTTCTTCTAATTTTTGAATTAATAATTCTGCGGTTTCTTTGGGCAAAACATTTTTTATTACTCCAAAGATATTACTTAAAAATTTCTTTTGTTCCTTTTTCAACTTAGAAAGTTTATCAACTCTAAAGACTGGCTTCGTTTCAACATTGGGAACAAAATCAGTCGCAATATCAAATGAAGTATTTGAAGATGCTCGTTCTAATATTTTATTGATTGGTGTATGTGTGACTCCGTTTTTATTTTTAATGGTTTCAAGTTTTGAACTTGCTTTAATTGCTTCTCCTTTCTTCTTTTCAAGAGTTTCCAAGAATGCTTTTTTCTCTTTAATGTCAACAAAACCTTCTTTCTCCTTTTGCTTATATTGAGTTATCGTTTCGTTGTAGCTATTAATGGTTTTTACAGCACTATTTACTTCTGATGCTGTGTAGCAAAGTTTATGAATTGTTGTGTGAAAGAAAGTTTTTAACTTGTTTTCAAATTCATAATAAGTGTTTGTCTCAGAAAAGTTATCTCGCCTTGCATTAGGAATTAAATCTTTGTGCAAACCATATACTTCACCAAAAAAGTAAAATTGAAATCTCCTGTCTCTTTGCAATTTGGTTAAAGTGTCTTCATTACCAATTTGAATATTGGATTTGCGTAATCTAAAACCTCTTGAATAATTTATTTGATTAAGTGATTGATTCTTCTCAGTTATTCCATACCAACCCAAAAACAATTTGATATTTTCGCTGTCGTATTCTTTGAAAAATAAAACATCTATAACTTCTCCAATTTTTTTGCGGTTGCTTTGGTCAGTTCCTTCATAAATGTATGAGTTGTAGCCTTTGAAAAGCTGGTCAGTATTTATGAATGTCTTGTATTCGTCAATAGTTATTTCTTCCTTTTCGAGTTCATCATAAATCTTACGAGCATACACAAAAGAATTACTGAACGGTACTGGTGCAACCATTGACAGATAATTTCTGATTTCCTTTACATCCAACAAATCTTTATTAGTTACGCCAATAAGAGAGACTTTAAAATAGTGTAATTCAGCTTTTTCTTTTACTTTAATAAGTGTTGTTACTTCATCAATTACTGCTGAGGCTTCTTCTTTTTGACTTCTGTTGTTGATTATGCTTTTCAATTTTGTTGCATCCCAAGTCATTATTGATTTAACCGCTTCTCCTTTAAATGAAGTTTCAAAAACCAGCTTATTACAGTAGCCTAAACCGCCTAATCTTCCAATGCCTCTGAAGCCTTTATCTACACCTCTTTGTTTAGTTGATTGAGCAATATTTTTTAAGATTTCTACAACCTTGTTTTCTTCAATACCTGTTGCATCATCTTCTACGGAAATTATTTTTTTGTCTGCATCAATTGAAATGTGAATTTCTCCTTCATTAACTAATCCTTGTTGTCTTGCCTTATCTATTTGATCGGCAGCATTTTGAATATACTCTCGATAAATAAACCTTGAATCATCATACATTCCAATTGTAAGTGATTCAATAACATCTTTACCAATAATTGTTTTATTGAATTTATCCATTTTTATACTGTTTGTAAAGTGGTCTTGGAAACTTAATATTCAATAATGACCTGAATATAGGATTTTGTAAAATATATTCACCTTGCTTCAATCTTGTTAACATTGATTTGTAAACTGGGGGTACGAATTTATAATCCGGTTTTGAAATTTCTATTGCATTCGTTCTTCCATATGCGTGAGTTGCACAATTCCCTTTAACACGGTCGTGTATATCACTTTTGAATTGCTCTGCTGCAAACAAAATAATTCCCAAAGAGCGTCCTCTTTCTGTTATGTCCAACAATTGTCTTAAAATCGGTGAATTTTTTGGCACATCCTTACTTCCGTATTTGTTCAGCTCGTCAATAAATATTACAATTTTAGAAGGAATTTCAGCTTCTTCTCTGTCTGTAATTTGTCCAAGTTTTAAATCGTATATTGCTCTCATAACATCACCAAACACAAAGCCTTGTGCTTCTTCATCAAGTTTGGCAATGTCAATAACGTGAATATCGTTTTTCTTAATTTGCTTTATAGATTCATGTAAACGAACTTCTGTTCCATCGTTTTTAAGCGAGTTTGAGAAGAATAAATTTCGCTCTAAAGCTTTTCTAAAAAGGCGATAAAATTTTCTCCAACTCAAGACCGAAATAGTTTTGTCTTTTCCTGTATCTCCTTTTTCTTGGTGCTTTTTTATTTCTTCTTTTAGATCTTCCCAATTCGTAATTCCATTGAAATGCCCCTCACCTGAGGTTATGTAATTTACAATTGATTCCATTGATTGTGTTGGGTCATCAATGTTTGAAAAAAGCAAATCTAAACTCTCTTTATCTTCTTCAAATAGATATTTGTATTGAAATGCCTTTTTGAGTTTCTTCTGACTTTCAACATCCTTTACATCAGCGTATGTGGTGGATTTAGTATCTTTAGAAAATGGATAGAAATATTTTACATTTTTAAAAGGGGTGGTTTCAATTTCTAAATCTTTATAAATTTTTTTGTCCTCTTTTGTTAGTTCATCATTACTTTCATCAATAGCTAATAAATCCCTGCCTTTTACATTAAGCAAAACGAAAGCAACGCTTTCATTCGGGTCATTTTTAATGTATTGTTCTTGTATAGCTTTTAATAAGAACATAGCATACGAAGTTTTTGAAGCTAATCCTGAAATTCCTGAAATATTTAGATGTGCTCCTTCGGGGCCAATTAAAAAATGTGAATTGAAATGAACAGGAACTGTTATTTTATCTTCGTCCTCATACATTTCGATTACACCACAAGGCAAAGGATTTTTAATTCCTTTTAAGCCTAAAGCCATTTTTACATCTTCTTCATTAGCGAGCGAAACTGTATATCCGTCTAATACTGGGGTATAAATATTTTCAGAATTGGCTACAACTTTAGCTTTTACATAGTTCATTCCTATTCTCTGTGTGTAGCTTTTTGATTCAACTTCTCCAAAATCGCTAGAAATGTATCCTGCTAAAAAACTTGCTGCATCAGTTAAATGGGATATTTCTTCCACAACACCAAAGGTTACAGAGTTTTTTATATGTTCTACTTTTACAACATCAAATGGTTTTATAATTAGGTGTTTGTCTGTCCAAAAGAAAAATTCATCTACTGTTGTAGGAACTTTTTCAGTGGCAATAATTTTTCCTATTTTTTTCATTAAAATAAATTTAAAAAATTGATGTCGCTTAAATACTTGCTTTTTATGAAACTCTCTGTTAAGTGTATGGGATAAAGGTGGTTCGCCCATCTTGCATCTTTACCGTAACATACTGGATTTCTTTCGTTGATGATGTTTGCTGTTATCAAATCAATTTCTTGACTGTCTAATCCGTTTTCAATTTCTTCGTCAGTGATTAATATTTTTTCAATTTTAACCACACCTGAAAATGGGCTAAATGTGTGTTCGGATTTTCGAATTCTAACATACCAAACTGCAAAAAACACATTCCCAACTCTTTCGCTTTTGTATTTATATGCAGGCGTTCTGTGATAAATTGGCAAAATAGCAATTTTATCAGCGTTGCTCTTGTTATTTTTATCCCTACATAATTCTGGGTCAAACATTTTTGATACACCAATAACACATTTGTAATGACTTTTAAACTTAGAAAGTTCTTTAAAGTTTGAACTTCTTGCTGGTGCATACTGTAATGAACCGTCTTTTATTAAATATCGGTCTGGGTTTATTAAATTCTTTGTACTTAGATGTGCAACAATTTTCTTTTCAGTATCTATCATTTCATCTTGAATTGTTGCAATTCCTAATTGTTCGTATTTGAGACCACCTTCTTGCTTTTTTGAATCGTAGGAAAGAATTTTTGAAAAACTTACCTGTGTTTTTTCAATTCGTTTTGTTTTGTTGATTTTGCCAGCCAAAGCATTAAAAAACAAGGTGGCATCG comes from Bacteroidota bacterium and encodes:
- a CDS encoding AAA family ATPase; the protein is MKLSIFNFKSIGSLVNYEMRPLTILSGTNSSGKSSFIQLLLFLKQSLETINKDNALNIDGKLFKVRDYLDIIKDKKQSNKLKVGFTFNKSELTKYNHFPEISIHNAFDNYDLNITLEFDLRDNKITVSLFEVKFITNDTEIQEHNIKFEINDDLSINTNVAVFNDELYKEQGKYKVRKINFSSFFPSDVELEFKTEIIDLKGNKKDVESTSKAVLKFDGIKTVIKDFFANLNYVGPLRLAPKDEYSLYGKSNSVGIDGGNVAEAFYELSKQTITFFKIEDISESVCFVKVEDSFLNAVKYWLCERFKLCADIYSKKEADSYIIYVKSLSGIESTIKHVGFGISQVLPIIVEGLRIEENETLILEQPEIHLHPKVQSNLTDFLISLVEQGKKVVIETHSDHLITRLRRRIAEDTSNQLDDKVLLTFVEVGKNDVLFNNITIDDFGIVELPYPEDFIENQDGELKAILRAQMKKRLNKK
- a CDS encoding ATP-binding protein, with the protein product MDKFNKTIIGKDVIESLTIGMYDDSRFIYREYIQNAADQIDKARQQGLVNEGEIHISIDADKKIISVEDDATGIEENKVVEILKNIAQSTKQRGVDKGFRGIGRLGGLGYCNKLVFETSFKGEAVKSIMTWDATKLKSIINNRSQKEEASAVIDEVTTLIKVKEKAELHYFKVSLIGVTNKDLLDVKEIRNYLSMVAPVPFSNSFVYARKIYDELEKEEITIDEYKTFINTDQLFKGYNSYIYEGTDQSNRKKIGEVIDVLFFKEYDSENIKLFLGWYGITEKNQSLNQINYSRGFRLRKSNIQIGNEDTLTKLQRDRRFQFYFFGEVYGLHKDLIPNARRDNFSETNTYYEFENKLKTFFHTTIHKLCYTASEVNSAVKTINSYNETITQYKQKEKEGFVDIKEKKAFLETLEKKKGEAIKASSKLETIKNKNGVTHTPINKILERASSNTSFDIATDFVPNVETKPVFRVDKLSKLKKEQKKFLSNIFGVIKNVLPKETAELLIQKLEEEYK
- a CDS encoding ATP-binding protein; amino-acid sequence: MKKIGKIIATEKVPTTVDEFFFWTDKHLIIKPFDVVKVEHIKNSVTFGVVEEISHLTDAASFLAGYISSDFGEVESKSYTQRIGMNYVKAKVVANSENIYTPVLDGYTVSLANEEDVKMALGLKGIKNPLPCGVIEMYEDEDKITVPVHFNSHFLIGPEGAHLNISGISGLASKTSYAMFLLKAIQEQYIKNDPNESVAFVLLNVKGRDLLAIDESNDELTKEDKKIYKDLEIETTPFKNVKYFYPFSKDTKSTTYADVKDVESQKKLKKAFQYKYLFEEDKESLDLLFSNIDDPTQSMESIVNYITSGEGHFNGITNWEDLKEEIKKHQEKGDTGKDKTISVLSWRKFYRLFRKALERNLFFSNSLKNDGTEVRLHESIKQIKKNDIHVIDIAKLDEEAQGFVFGDVMRAIYDLKLGQITDREEAEIPSKIVIFIDELNKYGSKDVPKNSPILRQLLDITERGRSLGIILFAAEQFKSDIHDRVKGNCATHAYGRTNAIEISKPDYKFVPPVYKSMLTRLKQGEYILQNPIFRSLLNIKFPRPLYKQYKNG